The Pyrococcus kukulkanii genome contains a region encoding:
- a CDS encoding glycoside hydrolase family 130 protein, with product MLRKLPFPILLPSADGFDCKNAYNPSVIYRKGKFVMLYRGECEDGKTGRIGLAISEDGINFTKFPEPVLEPEYSWEAKGVEDPRVVKLGKKYVMTYTGYDGKVARLCLATSKNLLSWKKHGPIFDDFPENYLRPREWTKSGAILPVKVNGRYIMYFGDSNIWIAYSKDGKTWEYSEKPILRPGNLLLVEPGPPPLLTKEGIVLFYNSADKSLVYKVRVAVFDKKNPERAIWKSENTILEPEYPWEKFGHVNNVVFLEGLVEDNERTLFYYGAADRYVGLAIWKGSVEMLLQTLGFSKSI from the coding sequence ATGCTTAGAAAGCTTCCCTTCCCAATTTTATTGCCGTCAGCAGATGGCTTTGACTGCAAAAACGCATACAACCCCTCAGTGATTTATAGAAAAGGGAAGTTCGTAATGCTGTACAGGGGAGAATGCGAGGATGGGAAAACGGGAAGGATAGGCCTAGCGATAAGCGAAGATGGCATTAACTTCACTAAATTTCCAGAACCTGTACTTGAGCCTGAATATTCCTGGGAGGCAAAAGGTGTTGAGGATCCGAGGGTTGTTAAGCTGGGAAAGAAGTACGTGATGACGTATACTGGCTATGACGGCAAAGTTGCGAGGCTTTGCTTGGCGACGTCAAAGAACCTCCTATCATGGAAAAAGCATGGACCGATATTCGATGACTTCCCAGAGAACTACTTAAGGCCGAGGGAATGGACGAAGAGTGGTGCGATACTTCCAGTTAAAGTCAACGGTAGATACATCATGTACTTCGGAGATTCGAACATTTGGATCGCATATTCAAAAGATGGCAAAACTTGGGAGTATTCAGAAAAGCCGATTCTACGCCCAGGGAATTTATTGCTGGTAGAACCTGGGCCCCCACCCTTACTAACTAAGGAAGGTATCGTTCTCTTCTACAACTCTGCGGATAAAAGCCTAGTCTACAAGGTCAGGGTTGCGGTTTTTGATAAGAAAAATCCGGAGAGGGCAATATGGAAATCGGAAAACACAATTTTAGAGCCTGAATATCCATGGGAAAAGTTTGGGCACGTTAACAACGTCGTGTTTTTGGAAGGCCTAGTAGAGGATAACGAGAGAACGCTATTCTACTATGGGGCGGCTGATAGATATGTAGGCTTGGCAATATGGAAAGGGAGCGTTGAGATGCTACTCCAAACCTTAGGATTTTCAAAATCTATATAA
- a CDS encoding MoaD/ThiS family protein, which produces MIKVKVIGRGIEKEVKWRKGMRVRDVLREVGFNTESAIAKVNGKVALEDKEVNDGDFVEVIPVVSGG; this is translated from the coding sequence ATGATAAAGGTTAAAGTCATTGGTAGGGGAATCGAAAAGGAGGTCAAGTGGAGGAAAGGAATGAGAGTGAGAGACGTTCTTAGGGAAGTAGGGTTTAATACGGAGAGTGCCATTGCAAAAGTAAACGGCAAAGTTGCCCTTGAGGATAAGGAGGTCAATGATGGTGATTTTGTTGAGGTAATCCCAGTGGTTTCCGGTGGTTGA
- a CDS encoding ZPR1 zinc finger domain-containing protein — protein sequence MNEELKPEKIQEIKLGDCPICGGKGTLKAIQFIHKIPYFGEVMESTIICERCGYRSADVMILEEREPRLYEVKVENEEDLFTRVVRSKSGTIELKELGIKIEPGPAAQGFVSNIEGVLERAKEVLLMARDFKKEENDEKAVKKIDELLKYIEEVKEGKKPLTVRVMDPFGNSALIGEKVKSRRLTKEEIKKLSTGPYVVIDPETQQ from the coding sequence GTGAACGAGGAACTTAAGCCCGAGAAGATTCAGGAGATTAAGCTGGGGGATTGCCCGATTTGTGGAGGTAAAGGGACGTTAAAGGCGATCCAGTTCATCCACAAGATACCCTACTTTGGCGAGGTCATGGAGTCAACGATAATCTGCGAGAGGTGCGGCTACAGGAGTGCTGATGTCATGATCCTCGAGGAAAGAGAACCAAGGCTGTACGAAGTCAAAGTGGAGAACGAGGAGGATCTCTTCACGAGGGTAGTTAGGAGCAAGAGCGGAACCATAGAGCTTAAGGAGCTCGGGATAAAGATAGAACCCGGACCGGCAGCTCAGGGATTCGTGAGCAACATAGAAGGAGTTCTGGAGAGGGCAAAGGAAGTTCTCCTTATGGCAAGGGACTTCAAGAAAGAAGAGAACGACGAGAAGGCAGTGAAGAAGATAGATGAGCTATTGAAGTACATCGAAGAGGTCAAGGAAGGGAAGAAGCCTCTGACAGTTAGGGTAATGGATCCCTTCGGCAACAGCGCCCTGATAGGGGAGAAAGTCAAGAGCAGAAGGCTGACAAAGGAGGAGATAAAGAAGCTTAGTACAGGACCCTACGTAGTCATTGATCCAGAGACTCAGCAATAA
- the dph2 gene encoding diphthamide biosynthesis enzyme Dph2, which yields MLHEISKDEILKELQKLKAKKVLIQSPEGLRREAYELAAFLEENGINAIIHGEVNYGACDPADKEAKLLGCDALIHLGHSYMKLHLEVPTIFVPAFAKVDVIEALRKNIEEIRKLGRRIILVTTAQHIYQLERAKKFLEENGFQVVIGKGDSRVSWPGQVLGCNYSAAKVEGDGVLFLGSGIFHPLGLALSTKKKVLAVNPYSGDFMWMDELKERFIRKRWAQIAKAIDAKRFGVIVSIKKGQLRLREAERIVKLLREHGKEARLIIMNDVSYMKLEGFPFDAYVVVACPRVPIDDYENWRKPVLTPREIELLLGLKEEYEFDEIPGGRREKDEPLGISLHKAG from the coding sequence ATGCTTCACGAAATCTCTAAAGATGAAATTTTAAAGGAACTTCAAAAGCTGAAGGCTAAGAAAGTTCTTATCCAGTCTCCCGAAGGCCTTAGAAGGGAAGCCTACGAGCTTGCGGCGTTCTTAGAGGAGAATGGGATAAATGCGATAATCCATGGTGAAGTGAATTATGGTGCCTGCGATCCGGCAGATAAAGAGGCTAAGCTGCTAGGTTGCGACGCGTTGATACATCTAGGTCACTCCTACATGAAGCTTCATCTTGAAGTCCCGACGATATTCGTTCCTGCCTTTGCGAAAGTTGATGTGATTGAGGCCTTAAGGAAAAACATTGAAGAGATTAGAAAACTAGGGAGGCGGATAATACTCGTAACAACTGCCCAGCATATATACCAGCTTGAAAGGGCAAAGAAATTCCTAGAGGAAAATGGGTTTCAGGTTGTCATCGGTAAAGGAGATTCAAGGGTTTCTTGGCCGGGTCAAGTTCTCGGGTGCAACTACTCAGCTGCAAAAGTTGAGGGGGACGGAGTTTTGTTCCTGGGCTCAGGGATATTTCATCCCCTTGGTCTCGCCTTGTCAACGAAGAAGAAAGTTCTGGCGGTGAACCCCTACAGCGGTGACTTCATGTGGATGGACGAGCTTAAGGAGAGGTTCATAAGGAAGAGGTGGGCCCAAATAGCTAAGGCTATTGACGCTAAAAGATTTGGCGTTATAGTGAGCATCAAGAAAGGCCAGCTGAGGCTCAGGGAGGCCGAAAGAATTGTAAAACTTCTGAGGGAGCATGGAAAAGAGGCAAGGCTTATAATCATGAATGACGTAAGCTACATGAAGCTTGAGGGATTCCCCTTTGATGCTTACGTAGTGGTCGCGTGCCCGAGGGTTCCGATAGATGACTACGAAAATTGGAGGAAGCCGGTCTTAACGCCCAGGGAAATTGAGTTGTTGCTTGGACTAAAAGAGGAATATGAATTTGACGAGATTCCTGGGGGAAGGAGGGAAAAGGATGAGCCTCTCGGCATATCCCTTCATAAAGCCGGCTGA
- a CDS encoding ABC transporter permease, with amino-acid sequence MSRGLGRYILIRALMIIPTILILYTVVFIFLRILPGNPILAVVGTKSISPEQLEHLMKMAGLDKPYHVQYFEYLWNILHGDFGVTLAFPMGKPVWDYLKQRFPATLELTIWAFTISVLLGLLTGVLGATKKGTKIDTSMRLYSIIAYTLFIPWFGMMLQYVFGVKLHLLPTSGRLDPGIHLQTITGLYVLDSILTGNWDALVSAVKHLILPAFTLGIVLSGAYTRLVRNNMVDVLSQDFIRAYHARGVPPRKVTWYALKNAFIPIVTLMGLQFAILLGGAVLTETTFSWPGMGTFIVDRIDYRDYNAIQGAVIFFAFFVGLISLIVDVIYAILDPRVKY; translated from the coding sequence ATGAGCAGAGGATTAGGGCGCTATATCCTTATCAGGGCTTTGATGATCATCCCGACGATTCTAATTTTGTATACCGTCGTGTTCATATTCCTTAGGATTCTCCCAGGAAACCCAATATTGGCGGTAGTTGGAACTAAGAGTATCTCCCCAGAACAACTGGAACACTTAATGAAGATGGCAGGACTTGACAAGCCGTATCATGTTCAATACTTTGAGTACCTTTGGAATATTCTACATGGAGATTTTGGGGTAACATTAGCGTTTCCAATGGGGAAACCGGTATGGGATTATTTAAAGCAGAGATTCCCGGCAACCCTTGAACTAACAATTTGGGCATTCACAATTAGCGTCCTCTTAGGCTTGCTTACAGGGGTCTTAGGAGCAACAAAAAAAGGGACAAAGATCGACACTTCAATGAGGCTCTATAGCATAATAGCGTATACCCTCTTCATACCCTGGTTCGGCATGATGCTTCAATACGTATTTGGAGTAAAACTTCACCTTCTTCCTACCTCTGGAAGACTTGACCCAGGGATTCATTTACAAACAATAACGGGCTTATACGTACTCGATAGCATATTAACGGGAAACTGGGATGCCTTAGTTAGCGCCGTAAAGCACTTGATATTGCCTGCATTTACCCTCGGAATAGTTCTTAGTGGTGCTTACACGAGACTAGTCAGGAACAACATGGTGGACGTGCTGAGTCAGGACTTCATAAGGGCCTACCACGCGAGGGGCGTTCCCCCGAGAAAGGTTACATGGTACGCTCTAAAGAACGCTTTCATTCCAATAGTTACTCTGATGGGTCTCCAATTTGCAATACTCCTCGGTGGTGCAGTTTTAACGGAAACTACTTTCAGCTGGCCAGGAATGGGGACCTTTATAGTCGACAGGATAGATTACAGGGACTACAATGCAATTCAAGGTGCGGTAATATTCTTCGCGTTCTTCGTTGGCCTCATCAGCCTGATAGTTGACGTGATCTATGCAATTCTGGATCCAAGGGTTAAGTACTGA
- a CDS encoding ABC transporter ATP-binding protein gives MSEPLLKVENLKKYFPIKRSILETLKKAPIRYVKAVDGISFEIKRGEVLALIGESGCGKTTAGRTILRLIEPTDGRIIFDGVDITKLSREELRPFRRRMQIIFQDPYASLSPRMKIGDAIAHPLLVHGLADKEEAKELALKMLRRVGLTPEDEFYERYPHHLSGGQRQRVVIARAMILKPEFVVADEAVSMIDVSMRAAILELLESFRKEYNMSQLFITHDIAVGKLIADRIAVMYLGKIVEIGPTDEVLKNPAHPYTMALIQAVPSIARKKKEKKIEITGEVPNAANPPSGCRFHPRCPLATEECKSKEPELIEVSHEHFVACHHPPR, from the coding sequence ATGAGTGAGCCCCTGTTGAAAGTTGAGAACCTGAAGAAGTACTTCCCTATAAAGAGGAGCATACTTGAAACACTCAAGAAGGCTCCAATAAGGTACGTTAAGGCTGTTGATGGCATAAGCTTTGAAATAAAGAGAGGAGAAGTTCTCGCACTCATAGGTGAAAGCGGATGCGGAAAGACCACAGCAGGAAGAACTATACTGAGGCTAATAGAACCGACCGACGGAAGGATAATCTTCGATGGAGTAGATATAACCAAGCTTAGCAGGGAAGAGCTCAGGCCATTCAGGAGGAGGATGCAGATAATCTTCCAGGATCCATATGCAAGTTTGAGCCCCAGGATGAAAATAGGAGATGCGATAGCGCATCCACTTTTAGTTCATGGACTTGCAGATAAGGAAGAAGCAAAAGAACTCGCCCTAAAGATGCTCAGGAGAGTCGGCCTAACTCCTGAAGATGAGTTCTACGAGAGGTACCCACACCACTTAAGCGGAGGACAGAGGCAGAGAGTTGTAATAGCTAGGGCAATGATCCTCAAACCGGAATTCGTTGTTGCAGATGAGGCGGTTTCAATGATCGATGTATCGATGAGAGCTGCAATCCTTGAATTACTTGAGAGCTTCAGGAAAGAATACAATATGAGCCAACTCTTCATTACGCACGATATAGCGGTGGGAAAGCTGATAGCCGATAGGATAGCGGTAATGTACCTAGGGAAGATAGTTGAAATAGGGCCTACGGACGAAGTCCTTAAGAACCCAGCTCATCCCTATACGATGGCTCTGATACAGGCCGTTCCATCGATTGCGAGGAAGAAGAAGGAGAAGAAAATAGAGATTACTGGAGAAGTCCCAAATGCCGCTAATCCTCCAAGCGGTTGCAGGTTCCACCCGAGATGCCCATTGGCAACTGAAGAGTGCAAGAGTAAGGAACCAGAGTTAATTGAGGTTTCCCATGAACACTTTGTGGCTTGCCACCACCCGCCAAGGTGA
- a CDS encoding ABC transporter permease, with product MEVIRPIAKFLLEKKPGRGMLFFGIAIVLVVVIMAIFAPIIAPYDPTKSTEDVFAPPSLKHPMGTNRLGQDVFSRIVWGSRVVLSVVFMATLLSMSIGIPLGLISGYYGGKIDRLLSIIMDSIYAFPALILAIVIAVVLGPSPVNTAIAISFVYVPTYFRMVRGQTLSLKNQLFVEAAHAIGAKDREVMVKYILPNLGPTVLVVFTLSVADAILTEAGLSFLGLSVTPPTPDWGYDLRVGQPFLLDGYWWLVFFPGVMIMLLAMAFALIGEALNERISLGVR from the coding sequence ATGGAAGTTATAAGGCCAATAGCAAAGTTCCTTCTCGAGAAAAAGCCTGGGAGAGGAATGCTATTCTTTGGGATAGCTATAGTTCTTGTTGTAGTTATAATGGCAATTTTCGCTCCAATAATTGCCCCATATGATCCAACCAAGAGCACTGAAGATGTTTTTGCTCCCCCAAGCCTCAAGCACCCAATGGGAACCAACAGACTAGGGCAGGATGTGTTCTCAAGGATAGTTTGGGGATCAAGGGTCGTCCTCTCGGTAGTTTTCATGGCCACCCTCTTGTCCATGAGTATTGGAATTCCCCTGGGTCTGATCTCAGGCTACTATGGAGGGAAAATCGACAGGCTGCTGAGCATTATAATGGACAGCATCTACGCATTCCCAGCCCTAATATTGGCAATTGTCATTGCGGTAGTTTTGGGGCCAAGTCCCGTGAACACTGCAATAGCAATAAGTTTCGTCTACGTACCGACTTACTTCAGGATGGTTAGAGGGCAGACATTAAGCCTAAAGAACCAGCTGTTCGTTGAGGCCGCGCATGCAATAGGTGCTAAGGACAGGGAAGTTATGGTGAAATACATACTCCCAAATCTGGGCCCGACTGTTCTTGTAGTATTCACGCTGAGCGTTGCCGATGCAATATTGACCGAGGCAGGCCTAAGTTTCCTCGGTCTTTCCGTGACGCCGCCAACGCCAGACTGGGGCTACGATCTGAGGGTAGGTCAGCCGTTCTTGCTTGACGGCTATTGGTGGCTGGTCTTTTTCCCTGGAGTGATGATCATGCTCCTAGCGATGGCATTTGCACTGATAGGTGAAGCTCTAAACGAGAGAATTTCCCTGGGGGTGAGGTAA
- a CDS encoding ABC transporter ATP-binding protein, whose product MLLEVKDLSIYYYTLSGVVKAVEGVTFSIDEKEWVTFVGESGSGKSTVASAIIRLVPPPGKIVSGQIMFEGKDLLKLSEEEMRQIRGKDISMVFQDPMTSLDPLRKIGDQLVEAMTVHGVDEDEAKERAKELLEKVNIPPDRFDYYPHQLSGGQRQRVSIAIAMAFNPKLLIADEPTTALDVIVQDSIMDLIQSLKEEGTSIFFVTHDISLAAERSDKIAVMYAGKLVEFGTVEQIVENPLHPYTQALLNSVPDLWTEKPIKAIPGYPPDLRNPPRGCRFHPRCHVFAEKGELKGLCDAEEPMVIEYEKGHFVACHLYGGSRNE is encoded by the coding sequence ATGCTACTGGAAGTTAAAGACCTCTCCATTTATTATTACACGCTCTCGGGAGTCGTCAAGGCAGTTGAAGGGGTAACATTCTCTATAGACGAGAAAGAGTGGGTAACGTTCGTTGGCGAGAGCGGTAGCGGAAAATCAACCGTTGCTAGTGCCATAATCAGGCTGGTTCCACCCCCAGGAAAAATAGTTAGTGGTCAAATAATGTTCGAAGGAAAGGATCTGCTAAAGCTAAGTGAGGAGGAGATGAGGCAAATTAGAGGAAAAGATATCAGTATGGTGTTCCAAGATCCCATGACGAGCCTAGATCCCTTAAGAAAGATAGGAGATCAGCTCGTTGAGGCAATGACCGTTCACGGAGTCGACGAAGATGAAGCCAAAGAAAGGGCAAAAGAGCTACTTGAAAAGGTAAACATTCCTCCGGATAGGTTCGATTACTATCCACACCAGCTCTCTGGAGGTCAAAGACAGAGGGTCAGCATTGCAATTGCGATGGCCTTTAATCCAAAATTACTCATCGCCGACGAGCCTACCACTGCCCTGGATGTTATAGTTCAGGATTCCATTATGGATCTAATTCAAAGCCTGAAGGAAGAGGGAACAAGCATATTCTTCGTCACCCACGACATTTCACTTGCGGCTGAGAGAAGCGATAAGATAGCGGTGATGTACGCCGGCAAGCTCGTGGAATTTGGAACCGTTGAGCAGATTGTAGAGAATCCGCTCCACCCATACACCCAAGCCCTCCTCAACAGCGTTCCCGATTTATGGACTGAGAAGCCCATAAAGGCCATCCCAGGTTATCCTCCAGATCTTAGAAATCCACCAAGAGGATGCAGATTCCATCCAAGGTGTCATGTCTTTGCTGAGAAGGGGGAGCTGAAAGGACTGTGCGATGCAGAAGAGCCTATGGTGATCGAATATGAGAAGGGACACTTCGTCGCATGCCACCTCTATGGAGGGAGCAGAAATGAGTGA
- a CDS encoding class I SAM-dependent methyltransferase: MLTEEHVRTAEEMIRKGYDEKKIRRALGLPEEEFKLALEVARARIKAKDKFSRTDLWFDLEGLRYATHEVVADYRGRRLKKQGVESIADVSCGVGIQLIFFAKHGIRAIGVDIDPLKIEFAKRNAEKYGVNIEFLVGDSLSPDIVEKIDAEVIFSDPARPPEVPERNLEDLLPSPLKVYEAYKEKAEAFIFDLPPQIRREKVPWKGEFEYIDLYGHVNRLTFYTEPLAKADRSAVILPQEARLESDPNLENIVEEAETPGKYLYEIPQAIDYADLINELFHKVKGELKLLLREKRRILATGDDEVKSDYFKRSYVVIATMPFHPVRINDFLRKEGYGRATLRMSVPEEEYWRIRRKIEQGLKGEKRAFVFKVRDLAVIAESLDQ, translated from the coding sequence ATGCTCACTGAGGAGCACGTCAGAACGGCGGAGGAGATGATAAGGAAGGGGTATGATGAGAAGAAGATAAGGAGGGCTTTAGGCCTTCCTGAAGAAGAATTTAAATTAGCGTTGGAGGTGGCTAGGGCTAGAATAAAGGCGAAGGATAAGTTCTCAAGGACCGATCTTTGGTTTGACCTTGAGGGACTTAGGTACGCAACCCATGAGGTTGTGGCCGACTACAGGGGAAGAAGGCTGAAGAAGCAGGGAGTGGAGAGCATAGCTGACGTTTCATGTGGCGTTGGAATCCAGCTGATATTTTTCGCCAAGCACGGGATAAGGGCAATAGGCGTTGATATAGATCCCCTCAAAATAGAGTTCGCAAAGAGAAACGCGGAGAAGTACGGGGTCAACATCGAGTTTCTGGTGGGCGATTCCCTAAGCCCAGATATCGTTGAGAAAATTGACGCTGAGGTTATATTCTCAGACCCTGCAAGGCCTCCAGAGGTTCCAGAGAGAAACCTCGAAGATCTCCTCCCAAGCCCCTTGAAGGTTTACGAGGCTTATAAGGAAAAGGCTGAAGCTTTCATTTTCGACCTACCCCCACAGATAAGGCGTGAAAAGGTTCCTTGGAAGGGGGAGTTCGAGTACATAGACCTCTACGGCCACGTTAATAGGCTAACCTTCTACACCGAACCCTTGGCTAAGGCCGATAGGAGTGCCGTCATATTGCCCCAGGAAGCAAGACTTGAGAGTGATCCAAACTTAGAAAATATAGTTGAGGAAGCCGAAACCCCAGGAAAGTATCTCTACGAAATTCCCCAGGCCATAGACTATGCTGACTTAATAAACGAGCTCTTCCACAAGGTTAAAGGCGAACTTAAGCTCCTACTGAGGGAGAAGAGGAGGATCCTTGCAACTGGGGATGATGAAGTAAAGAGCGATTACTTCAAGAGGTCTTACGTCGTCATTGCAACCATGCCGTTCCACCCGGTGAGGATAAACGACTTCCTGAGGAAAGAGGGCTACGGAAGGGCCACCCTGAGGATGAGCGTTCCTGAGGAGGAGTACTGGAGAATAAGGAGGAAGATTGAGCAAGGGCTTAAAGGTGAGAAGAGGGCCTTCGTCTTCAAGGTTAGAGATCTAGCAGTTATTGCTGAGTCTCTGGATCAATGA
- a CDS encoding Nif3-like dinuclear metal center hexameric protein — MERDEIVKFLDEFLSISAYPDKSSNGLQVEGREEVNTVAFAVDACLDTIVKARAFNADMLIVHHGIIWGGVNYVKGLFAKRLRELMKAEMNLYVAHVPLDAHPEVGNNAQLLKLLGLEPKEPFGEYRGVKIGFIGEFEEPKPLPMIAQILAEKLPVDYVKSYEFGLQEVKRVAVMSGAGGFAIEEASEKADLLITGEFTHADYRTAEDLRLTVIAAGHYATETLGVKALMPIIREKFGVKTVFIDSPTGL; from the coding sequence ATGGAGAGGGATGAGATAGTCAAGTTCCTCGATGAATTCCTTAGCATCTCAGCTTACCCCGACAAGTCCAGCAATGGACTCCAAGTGGAAGGAAGAGAAGAGGTGAACACGGTGGCGTTTGCGGTTGATGCGTGCTTAGATACGATAGTTAAAGCGAGGGCTTTCAACGCTGACATGCTTATAGTACACCACGGGATAATATGGGGAGGCGTGAATTACGTCAAGGGACTGTTCGCTAAGAGACTAAGGGAACTTATGAAGGCCGAGATGAACCTGTACGTTGCCCACGTACCTCTCGACGCCCATCCGGAAGTTGGTAACAATGCTCAGTTGCTGAAGCTTCTGGGCCTAGAACCGAAGGAGCCCTTTGGAGAGTACAGGGGCGTGAAGATAGGTTTCATAGGGGAGTTTGAGGAACCAAAACCACTCCCAATGATAGCTCAAATTTTAGCGGAGAAACTTCCCGTGGACTACGTTAAGAGCTACGAGTTTGGCCTTCAGGAGGTCAAGAGGGTTGCAGTTATGAGCGGGGCAGGAGGGTTCGCGATAGAGGAGGCCAGCGAGAAGGCTGACCTCTTGATTACGGGAGAGTTCACGCACGCGGACTACAGAACCGCGGAAGACTTAAGGCTTACTGTTATAGCCGCCGGTCACTACGCCACTGAAACTTTAGGGGTTAAGGCCCTAATGCCCATAATAAGGGAGAAGTTTGGGGTGAAAACAGTCTTCATAGACAGCCCAACCGGATTATGA
- a CDS encoding ABC transporter substrate-binding protein, whose product MRLKVQVFALVLLLALGVVASGCIGGQQTQTQEEVTQVVIGVTDKVTDLDPANAYDFYTWEVLNNIMEGLVKYKPGTLEIEPAIAERWEVNEDSTVWTFYLRKDVKFADGTPLTAKDVVRSIKRVMKINGDPAWLVTDFVKDVVAKDDYTVVFYLKQPTSYFLALLTTPPYFPVHPNYSDTQIESDATYGGAGPYRIAKWVRDEELVLEVNPYYYGEKPKTKRIVIKFYRDASTMRLALQNGEIDIAWRTLRPSDIKSLQQGGNFNVIEIPGGFIRYICLNTKVDPTKNVKVRQALAAAIDRKEIAEKVFMGTVEPLYSLIPNGMWSHIDAFKEKYGDANIELSKKLLQEAGYSESNPLQITLWYTPTHYGDTEADLAQILKEQWERTGIIKVDIKSAEWGTYVDYARKGQMQVYLLGWYPDYLDPDDYTTPFLKSTANSWAGTGYANPTVDELLTKAQRLTDQNERAKLYEEVQRILAEDVPYIPLVQGKLYLVTQKNVKGVIIGPDMIFRYSTLYKE is encoded by the coding sequence ATGAGGTTGAAAGTGCAAGTTTTTGCATTGGTGTTGCTTTTAGCCCTTGGAGTCGTGGCAAGTGGATGTATAGGGGGACAACAGACCCAAACCCAAGAAGAGGTTACGCAAGTAGTAATTGGTGTTACCGATAAGGTTACCGACCTTGATCCCGCAAATGCTTACGATTTCTACACGTGGGAGGTCCTAAATAATATAATGGAAGGCTTAGTCAAGTACAAGCCAGGAACCCTAGAGATTGAGCCAGCCATTGCGGAGAGGTGGGAAGTAAACGAAGATTCAACTGTCTGGACCTTCTATCTAAGGAAGGATGTTAAATTTGCTGATGGAACTCCCCTAACTGCTAAGGACGTCGTGAGGAGCATAAAGAGGGTAATGAAGATCAATGGAGATCCAGCTTGGCTTGTAACTGACTTCGTCAAAGACGTTGTAGCTAAAGATGACTACACAGTGGTGTTCTACCTCAAGCAACCCACAAGCTACTTCCTAGCATTGCTAACTACGCCACCATACTTCCCAGTTCATCCAAACTACTCAGACACTCAGATAGAGAGCGATGCAACCTATGGTGGAGCTGGCCCCTACAGGATCGCCAAGTGGGTGAGAGATGAAGAGTTAGTCCTTGAAGTTAATCCATATTATTATGGGGAAAAACCAAAGACAAAGAGGATAGTCATTAAGTTCTACAGAGATGCCTCTACGATGAGATTAGCTCTGCAGAACGGTGAGATTGATATAGCCTGGAGAACGTTAAGGCCAAGCGACATAAAGAGCCTTCAGCAAGGTGGCAACTTTAACGTTATCGAAATCCCAGGTGGTTTCATTAGGTACATATGCCTGAATACCAAGGTCGATCCAACTAAGAATGTAAAGGTGAGGCAGGCGTTAGCTGCGGCCATCGACAGGAAGGAGATCGCAGAGAAGGTCTTCATGGGAACCGTTGAGCCTCTGTACAGTCTAATTCCAAACGGAATGTGGAGCCACATAGATGCATTTAAGGAGAAGTATGGCGATGCTAACATAGAGCTCTCAAAGAAGCTCCTGCAGGAGGCAGGCTACAGCGAGAGTAACCCACTGCAGATAACCCTCTGGTACACGCCAACCCACTATGGAGATACCGAGGCTGATCTAGCCCAGATACTTAAGGAACAGTGGGAAAGGACTGGAATTATCAAGGTTGACATAAAGAGTGCAGAATGGGGAACCTACGTTGACTACGCAAGAAAGGGACAGATGCAAGTCTATCTCTTGGGTTGGTATCCAGACTACCTTGATCCAGACGACTACACAACGCCGTTCCTCAAGAGCACCGCCAACAGCTGGGCTGGAACTGGTTATGCTAACCCAACCGTTGACGAGTTGTTAACGAAGGCCCAGAGGCTTACTGACCAGAACGAGAGGGCCAAGCTATACGAGGAAGTGCAGAGAATTCTTGCCGAAGACGTTCCATACATACCACTGGTGCAGGGCAAGCTGTACTTGGTTACGCAAAAGAACGTAAAGGGAGTGATAATTGGACCAGACATGATATTCCGCTACTCAACCCTCTATAAGGAGTGA
- a CDS encoding TRAM domain-containing protein, with translation MYGGKGAKRRFNGEPRRFEAPVKVGERYKVKIEGMGKGGDGIARIKGFVIFVPHTHVGDEVEIVINSVKKRFAFAEVIE, from the coding sequence ATGTATGGTGGAAAAGGTGCAAAGAGAAGATTTAATGGAGAGCCCAGGAGATTTGAAGCCCCAGTTAAGGTTGGGGAAAGGTACAAAGTTAAGATTGAAGGGATGGGCAAAGGTGGAGATGGGATAGCCAGAATTAAGGGCTTTGTTATCTTCGTCCCCCACACGCACGTCGGGGATGAAGTGGAGATCGTGATAAACTCAGTCAAGAAGAGGTTTGCGTTTGCGGAGGTTATTGAGTGA